One genomic segment of Mycolicibacterium gilvum includes these proteins:
- a CDS encoding FAD-dependent oxidoreductase, producing MTGPEHQPRKPVILTVDDDPAVSRAVARDLRRHYGEKYRIMRAESGPDALETLNELKLRGETVAVFVADYRMPQMSGIEFLEAAMDIFPLARRVLLTAYADTHAAIDAINVVDLDHYLLKPWDPPQEKLYPVIDALLDAWRSTGDRAIPHTKIIGHPWNARSSEVREFLARNRLYYTWFRSDEPKGAALLEAAGQDGMTLPVIITEQGETLVDPTDAELGSTLGLTTTPSGDFYDLVVIGGGPAGLAAAVYGASEGLRTVLIERTATGGQAGQSSRIENYLGFPDGLSGAQLAERARRQAEKFEAELITAAEVTRLEVDGNARTVHLSDGRTIGTRAVILAMGVEYRQLPADGCADLTGAGVYYGATASVAADCDDDEVYVIGGANSAGQAAMHLARTAKTVTIVSRRTLEDSMSHYLIQQIRAQDNIRELPHTVVHAVKGDGHLEGICLENTQTGQRDEVTCGRMFIFIGAEPRTEWLDGVVVRDDHGFIPAGPDLRDVSGWTLDRPPHHLESSVPGVFVAGDVRADSAKRVAAAVGEGSMAVMLVHRYLAET from the coding sequence ATGACTGGACCTGAGCACCAGCCCCGAAAACCCGTGATCCTCACCGTCGACGACGACCCTGCGGTGTCGCGCGCCGTGGCCCGGGATCTCCGCAGGCACTACGGCGAGAAGTACCGGATCATGCGCGCGGAGTCGGGCCCCGATGCGCTGGAGACGCTGAACGAACTGAAGCTGCGCGGTGAGACGGTGGCGGTGTTCGTCGCCGACTACCGGATGCCGCAGATGAGTGGCATCGAGTTCCTCGAAGCCGCGATGGACATCTTCCCGCTCGCCCGGCGCGTGCTGCTCACCGCGTACGCCGACACCCACGCCGCGATCGACGCCATCAACGTCGTCGATCTGGACCACTATCTGCTCAAGCCGTGGGACCCGCCGCAGGAGAAGCTCTACCCGGTGATCGACGCGCTGCTCGACGCGTGGCGCTCCACCGGCGACCGCGCGATCCCGCACACCAAGATCATCGGTCACCCGTGGAACGCGAGGTCTTCGGAGGTGCGCGAGTTCCTGGCGCGAAACCGGTTGTACTACACCTGGTTCCGTTCCGACGAGCCGAAGGGCGCCGCGCTGCTGGAGGCGGCGGGCCAGGACGGGATGACGTTGCCGGTGATCATCACCGAGCAGGGCGAGACGCTGGTCGACCCGACCGACGCGGAGCTGGGCTCGACGCTGGGGCTGACCACGACCCCGTCGGGCGACTTCTACGACCTGGTGGTCATCGGCGGGGGTCCCGCGGGCCTGGCCGCGGCCGTCTACGGCGCCTCCGAAGGCCTCAGGACCGTGCTGATCGAGCGCACCGCGACCGGCGGGCAGGCCGGGCAGAGCTCCCGCATCGAGAACTACCTCGGTTTCCCCGACGGCCTCTCGGGCGCCCAACTCGCCGAACGCGCCCGCAGGCAGGCCGAGAAGTTCGAGGCCGAGCTGATCACCGCCGCCGAGGTCACCCGCCTGGAGGTCGACGGCAACGCGCGCACCGTGCACCTGTCCGACGGCCGCACCATCGGCACCCGCGCGGTGATCCTCGCGATGGGCGTCGAGTACCGGCAACTTCCGGCGGACGGCTGCGCGGATCTGACCGGCGCCGGGGTGTACTACGGAGCGACCGCGTCGGTGGCGGCCGACTGCGACGACGACGAGGTGTACGTGATCGGCGGCGCCAACTCCGCCGGCCAGGCCGCGATGCACCTGGCCCGCACCGCGAAGACGGTGACGATCGTCAGCAGGCGCACCCTCGAGGACTCGATGTCGCACTACCTGATCCAGCAGATCAGGGCACAGGACAACATCAGGGAACTGCCGCACACCGTGGTGCACGCGGTCAAGGGCGACGGCCACCTCGAAGGGATCTGTCTGGAGAACACGCAGACCGGACAGCGCGACGAGGTGACGTGCGGGCGGATGTTCATCTTCATCGGCGCGGAGCCCCGCACCGAATGGCTCGACGGCGTCGTGGTGCGCGACGACCACGGGTTCATCCCGGCCGGGCCCGATCTGCGCGACGTCAGCGGCTGGACACTGGACCGGCCGCCGCACCATCTGGAATCCAGCGTCCCCGGGGTGTTCGTCGCCGGCGACGTCCGGGCAGACTCGGCCAAGCGGGTGGCCGCGGCCGTCGGTGAGGGATCGATGGCGGTGATGCTCGTGCACCGGTATCTCGCCGAGACATGA
- a CDS encoding FAD-dependent oxidoreductase, whose translation MPGAHRSDVVVVGAGPTGLTFACCLRLHGVSVRVLDAAAGPATTSRANFLHARGSEVLDRMGALGTLPQESLRALRITNYLGDRPLATLEFGDPGMRTAAPPMVVSQAKVEAALRARLADLGVEPEWGRKVIDVREDADGVVADLADGARVRGQWLVGCDGTTSVVRRQTGIEFPGVRLSERFLLADIHLDWAVDRAGTTGWIHPDGVVGAMPMPSTDGRDDLWRLFVYDPSLDRKPTDSEILDRISELVPYRTGRRVEIGDAEWLSMFTVHRRLADTYRRGRVLIAGDAAHVHAPFGGQGMLTGIGDAENVGFKLALVVRGLAADDLLDTYEAERRPLATQVLRGTSAITRVNVAGNPIVRFLRDRVAPRVFGLPAVQRWTTYTASQLWVSYRNGPLGGRGSKPRPGDRIDDAPCSRPDGTATRLHGELGGRWALLLPRGVPAVGAAAVRGPAGYLADHVVTLHHDRDDVMLVRPDAHLAWRGAHDDPTGLDRWLATALHPGGTQ comes from the coding sequence ATGCCGGGCGCACACCGTTCTGATGTGGTCGTCGTGGGCGCCGGACCGACCGGTCTGACTTTCGCGTGTTGTCTTCGGTTGCACGGGGTTTCGGTGCGAGTGCTCGATGCGGCGGCAGGCCCCGCGACGACGTCACGCGCGAACTTCCTGCATGCGAGGGGTTCGGAGGTACTCGACCGCATGGGTGCGTTGGGCACTCTGCCGCAGGAGTCGTTGCGAGCTCTGCGCATCACCAACTACCTCGGTGACCGTCCGTTGGCGACGCTGGAGTTCGGCGACCCCGGTATGCGTACGGCCGCGCCGCCGATGGTGGTGTCCCAGGCCAAGGTCGAGGCCGCGCTGCGCGCCCGGTTGGCCGACCTCGGTGTCGAACCTGAGTGGGGCCGGAAGGTGATCGATGTGCGAGAAGACGCCGACGGTGTGGTGGCCGACCTCGCCGACGGTGCGAGAGTGCGCGGGCAGTGGTTGGTCGGGTGTGACGGCACCACGAGCGTGGTACGGCGACAGACGGGCATCGAGTTCCCCGGGGTCCGACTGTCCGAGCGGTTTCTCCTGGCCGACATCCACCTCGACTGGGCGGTCGACCGCGCCGGGACCACCGGCTGGATCCATCCCGACGGTGTGGTCGGCGCCATGCCGATGCCGAGTACGGACGGCCGCGACGACTTGTGGCGGTTGTTCGTCTACGACCCATCGCTGGACCGGAAGCCCACCGACAGCGAGATCCTGGACCGGATCAGCGAACTCGTGCCGTACCGGACCGGCCGCAGGGTCGAGATCGGTGACGCGGAGTGGCTGTCGATGTTCACGGTCCACCGCCGGCTCGCCGACACATATCGGCGCGGCCGCGTGCTGATCGCCGGGGACGCCGCGCATGTGCACGCTCCCTTCGGTGGGCAGGGAATGCTGACCGGCATCGGTGACGCCGAGAATGTGGGATTCAAGCTCGCGCTGGTGGTCCGCGGATTGGCCGCCGACGACCTGCTCGACACCTACGAGGCCGAGCGCAGGCCGCTGGCGACCCAGGTGCTGCGCGGAACCAGCGCGATCACCCGGGTCAATGTGGCCGGTAACCCCATCGTTCGATTCCTGCGTGATCGCGTGGCCCCGAGAGTCTTCGGGCTGCCCGCCGTGCAACGGTGGACCACCTACACGGCGTCCCAGCTGTGGGTCAGCTACCGCAACGGTCCTCTCGGCGGGCGTGGGAGTAAACCGCGCCCCGGCGATCGGATCGACGACGCGCCCTGTTCCCGACCCGATGGCACTGCGACCCGATTGCACGGTGAGCTCGGCGGGCGGTGGGCGTTGCTGTTGCCGCGTGGTGTGCCGGCCGTCGGCGCGGCGGCCGTCCGCGGGCCGGCCGGCTACCTGGCCGATCACGTTGTGACCCTGCACCACGACCGCGACGATGTGATGCTGGTCCGGCCCGACGCGCACCTCGCGTGGCGCGGAGCGCACGACGATCCGACAGGGCTCGACCGTTGGCTGGCAACGGCTTTGCATCCGGGCGGGACACAGTGA
- a CDS encoding universal stress protein — translation MPANVMVGYDGSPAACAAINAGAALFPNAHAWIAHIWQPPFAGKRLRRRLRAAARTADELAELIEREGAREADTIASAGVALAKAAEWDAEPVVKRTYGSDGMRLSQLAEQMHSDVLVLGDRGLDATDAVIGSVADMAVHYSTVPVLVVPNPLLAEEFAALARGPIVVAFDGSPGADAAAEKARTLFPDREVVLAGVRDEDDDPAARQWPDDVEVLSTSEPNWLGRPRDRATADALIDFADRRDAAVLVVGSRGRSAVREVLLGSVAVAAVNRSHRPVMVVHS, via the coding sequence ATGCCGGCGAACGTGATGGTCGGATACGACGGTTCACCGGCGGCCTGCGCGGCCATCAACGCCGGCGCCGCGCTGTTCCCCAACGCGCACGCATGGATCGCCCACATCTGGCAGCCCCCCTTCGCCGGCAAGCGCCTGCGCCGCAGGCTGCGGGCCGCCGCGCGCACCGCCGACGAACTCGCCGAGCTGATCGAGCGCGAGGGCGCCCGGGAGGCGGACACCATCGCGTCCGCCGGGGTGGCCCTGGCCAAGGCCGCCGAGTGGGATGCCGAACCGGTGGTGAAACGCACGTACGGTTCCGACGGAATGCGGCTCTCGCAGTTGGCCGAACAGATGCACAGTGACGTCCTCGTGCTCGGGGACCGCGGCCTCGACGCCACCGACGCCGTCATTGGCAGCGTCGCCGACATGGCGGTGCACTACTCGACGGTCCCTGTGCTGGTGGTCCCGAATCCGTTGCTGGCCGAGGAGTTCGCCGCGCTGGCCCGCGGTCCGATCGTGGTGGCCTTCGACGGGTCGCCGGGCGCCGACGCGGCAGCCGAGAAGGCCCGCACCCTGTTCCCGGACCGGGAAGTGGTGCTCGCCGGGGTCCGCGACGAGGACGACGACCCCGCCGCCCGGCAGTGGCCCGACGATGTGGAAGTGCTCTCGACAAGCGAACCGAACTGGCTCGGACGCCCGCGCGACCGGGCGACCGCCGACGCGCTGATCGACTTCGCCGACCGTAGGGACGCCGCCGTGCTGGTGGTCGGTTCGCGCGGCCGCTCGGCGGTGCGTGAGGTGCTGCTCGGCAGCGTCGCCGTCGCGGCGGTCAACCGGTCACACCGGCCGGTCATGGTCGTGCATTCCTGA
- a CDS encoding LLM class F420-dependent oxidoreductase, with amino-acid sequence MTNSEGPSLKPALGRFGVWTGEPVTPDQAVEIEKLGYGTVWVGASPAADLAFVEPILEKTETLQVATGIVNIWTADADEVAESYHRIEKAFPGRFLLGVGVGHPEHTQEYTKPYQALVDYLDKLDAAKVPTSRMVVAALGPKVLKLAAQRSAGAHPYLTTPVHTGQARELLGPTVLIAPEHKVVLTDDAEKAREIGRGTVDFYLGLSNYVNNWKRLGFTEEDLERPGSDRFIDAVVAYGSPDEIAARLSEHLAAGADHVAIQVLGGGDELLSTLEELAGPLDLKAAD; translated from the coding sequence ATGACGAACTCCGAGGGCCCGTCGCTGAAGCCCGCGCTCGGCCGTTTCGGCGTGTGGACCGGCGAGCCGGTCACCCCCGACCAGGCAGTCGAGATCGAGAAGCTCGGGTACGGCACGGTCTGGGTGGGCGCCTCGCCCGCGGCGGATCTGGCGTTCGTCGAGCCGATCCTGGAGAAGACGGAGACGCTGCAGGTCGCCACCGGCATCGTCAACATCTGGACGGCGGACGCCGACGAGGTCGCCGAGTCCTATCACCGCATCGAGAAGGCGTTCCCGGGCAGGTTCCTGCTCGGTGTCGGTGTCGGACACCCCGAGCACACACAGGAGTACACGAAGCCCTACCAGGCACTGGTCGACTATCTCGACAAGCTGGATGCGGCGAAGGTGCCCACCAGCCGCATGGTGGTGGCCGCGCTCGGACCCAAGGTGCTCAAGCTCGCAGCGCAGCGCAGCGCCGGCGCACACCCGTACCTGACGACGCCGGTGCACACCGGACAGGCGCGCGAACTGCTCGGCCCGACGGTGCTGATCGCTCCCGAACACAAGGTGGTGCTGACCGACGACGCCGAGAAGGCCCGCGAGATCGGCCGCGGCACCGTCGACTTCTATCTGGGGCTGTCCAACTATGTGAACAATTGGAAGCGCCTCGGCTTCACCGAGGAGGACCTGGAACGCCCCGGCAGCGACCGCTTCATCGACGCCGTCGTCGCCTACGGATCGCCCGACGAGATCGCGGCACGGCTGAGCGAGCACCTGGCCGCCGGCGCCGACCACGTCGCGATCCAGGTGCTCGGCGGCGGCGACGAGTTGCTGTCGACGCTGGAGGAACTGGCCGGCCCGCTGGATCTCAAGGCCGCGGACTGA
- a CDS encoding TetR/AcrR family transcriptional regulator codes for MTAPVRGRPRDPDADRAILQAALDLFIERGVEGSSIEQIAKRAGVGKPTVYRRWGTKEELIAAAMETLVAEEVGWTSPEAIETRSPHVLVEAAIDSAAAATAAPYYRALVARVYGSAVSHPELMTVYWDRYILPRRVQATRLLERARELGTVAADTDLDVAIDMMVGAITFRVLQPNPPDVDEMRRYLREVYRQTGLLPAG; via the coding sequence GTGACGGCGCCGGTGCGAGGCCGGCCGCGGGACCCCGACGCCGACCGCGCGATCCTGCAGGCCGCGCTGGATCTGTTCATCGAACGCGGCGTCGAGGGGTCCAGCATCGAACAGATCGCGAAACGGGCCGGTGTCGGCAAGCCGACCGTCTACCGGCGCTGGGGGACCAAGGAGGAACTGATCGCCGCCGCGATGGAGACGCTGGTCGCGGAGGAAGTGGGGTGGACATCGCCCGAGGCCATCGAGACGCGGTCGCCGCATGTGCTCGTCGAAGCCGCGATCGACAGCGCCGCCGCCGCGACAGCCGCGCCGTACTACCGGGCGTTGGTCGCGCGGGTGTACGGCTCTGCCGTCAGTCATCCGGAGCTGATGACCGTGTACTGGGACCGCTACATCCTGCCGCGACGCGTGCAGGCAACTCGTCTTCTGGAGCGCGCCCGCGAGCTCGGGACCGTTGCCGCGGACACCGATCTCGACGTGGCCATCGACATGATGGTCGGCGCCATCACCTTCCGCGTCCTACAGCCGAACCCTCCCGACGTCGACGAGATGCGGCGTTATCTGCGTGAGGTGTATCGGCAGACCGGACTGCTGCCCGCAGGGTAG
- a CDS encoding ATP-binding protein — MGEKCLPDELRSLFLFEKLTDDQLQDLCAHGHIATFEPGPICTEGDPATCFYVMIDGELVMSKRSGGVDLETNRTSQRGVYCGAWSAYVPGEDKTYQASVRVTRPSRFFVLDAAAFATFMQREFPMAVHLLEGHMVGGMRQRQIIDTREKLLALGQLSAGLTHQLNNPAGATARAVADLREGVGKMRHKLAMLADGKFTPEALRVLVSIQDEVAEQVAKSKAQELTAIETSDREDQIGDWLEAHGISAAWDYAPTFVDAGLDVDWLERVEASIDDVDCSATLPGAIGWLKYTIDNELLMNQIAEASKRISALLAGAKQYSQMDRAEYQQVNVHELLFSTVKTIFGDKLGKDKINLVWDKDKTLPELLCYPGDLNQVWTNIIDNAIQAMDGQGTLTIRTMRENEDLIRVEICDDGPGIPDDIIDRIFTPFFTTKPFGEGTGLGLDLAWRIVVEKHKGNLTVQSQPGDTRFVICLPLAAPAPTGPSNE, encoded by the coding sequence ATGGGTGAGAAGTGTCTGCCCGACGAACTGCGGAGCCTGTTCCTGTTCGAGAAGCTGACCGACGACCAACTGCAGGACCTGTGCGCCCACGGCCACATCGCGACGTTCGAACCGGGCCCCATCTGCACCGAGGGCGATCCGGCGACCTGCTTCTACGTGATGATCGACGGCGAACTGGTGATGTCCAAGCGCTCCGGGGGCGTCGACCTCGAAACCAACCGCACGTCGCAGCGCGGCGTCTACTGCGGGGCGTGGTCGGCCTACGTGCCGGGTGAGGACAAGACCTATCAGGCCTCGGTGCGGGTGACCCGACCCTCGCGGTTCTTCGTGCTCGACGCGGCGGCCTTCGCGACGTTCATGCAGCGCGAGTTCCCGATGGCCGTGCATCTGCTGGAAGGCCACATGGTCGGCGGCATGCGGCAGCGCCAGATCATCGACACCCGGGAGAAGCTGCTCGCCCTCGGCCAGCTGTCGGCGGGCCTGACCCACCAGCTCAACAATCCGGCCGGGGCGACCGCACGCGCGGTGGCCGACCTGCGCGAGGGCGTCGGCAAGATGCGCCACAAGCTCGCCATGCTGGCCGACGGCAAGTTCACCCCGGAGGCACTGCGGGTCCTGGTCAGCATCCAGGACGAGGTCGCCGAGCAGGTCGCCAAATCGAAGGCCCAGGAGCTCACCGCGATCGAGACCTCCGACCGGGAGGACCAGATCGGCGACTGGCTCGAAGCACACGGCATCTCGGCGGCATGGGACTACGCGCCGACGTTCGTCGACGCGGGGCTCGACGTGGACTGGCTGGAGCGGGTCGAGGCCTCGATCGACGACGTCGACTGCTCGGCGACCCTGCCGGGGGCGATCGGCTGGCTGAAGTACACCATCGACAACGAGCTGCTGATGAACCAGATCGCCGAGGCCAGCAAACGCATCTCGGCGCTGCTGGCCGGCGCGAAGCAGTACTCCCAGATGGACCGCGCCGAGTACCAACAGGTCAACGTCCACGAACTGCTCTTCAGCACGGTCAAGACGATCTTCGGCGACAAGCTTGGCAAGGACAAGATCAACCTGGTGTGGGACAAGGACAAGACGCTTCCCGAACTGCTCTGCTATCCGGGCGATCTCAACCAGGTGTGGACCAACATCATCGACAACGCGATCCAGGCGATGGACGGTCAGGGCACCTTGACGATCCGCACGATGCGGGAGAACGAGGACCTGATCCGCGTCGAGATCTGCGACGACGGCCCCGGGATTCCCGACGACATCATCGACCGCATCTTCACGCCGTTCTTCACCACGAAGCCGTTCGGTGAGGGCACCGGCCTGGGCCTGGATCTCGCGTGGCGCATCGTCGTCGAGAAGCACAAGGGCAACCTGACCGTGCAGTCGCAGCCCGGCGACACCCGGTTCGTCATCTGCCTGCCGCTGGCGGCCCCCGCCCCGACGGGTCCGTCCAATGAGTGA
- a CDS encoding LLM class F420-dependent oxidoreductase encodes MSDVTPDLGRFGSFGRGVTPEQAQQIEALGYGAVWVGGSPPAELDWVEPLLAATTTLQVATGIVNIWTADAGPVAESFHRIESAHPGRFLLGIGVGHPEAHQQYRRPIDALVEYLDKLDEYGVPRGRRVVAALGPKVLKLSADRAAGAHPYLTTPEHTARARELIGPEAFLAPEHKVVLTTDERSREEHVTDPDRAREVGRKALEIYLDLANYLNSWKRLGFGDEDVAKPGSDRLVDAVVAYGTAEQIAARLKEHLDAGADHVPVQVLTGSDKLVPALAELAGPLGLESTEEQR; translated from the coding sequence ATGAGTGACGTCACGCCGGATCTGGGCCGCTTCGGATCGTTCGGCCGCGGGGTCACCCCGGAGCAGGCACAGCAAATCGAGGCCCTGGGTTACGGCGCGGTGTGGGTCGGCGGATCGCCGCCCGCCGAGCTCGACTGGGTCGAGCCTCTCCTTGCCGCGACGACGACACTGCAGGTCGCCACCGGCATCGTCAACATCTGGACCGCCGACGCCGGCCCGGTCGCCGAGTCCTTCCACCGGATCGAGTCGGCCCATCCCGGTCGGTTCCTGCTCGGCATCGGCGTCGGCCATCCAGAGGCGCACCAGCAGTACCGCCGACCGATCGACGCGCTGGTCGAATACCTGGACAAGCTCGACGAGTACGGCGTCCCGCGCGGGCGGCGCGTCGTCGCCGCACTGGGCCCGAAGGTGCTGAAGCTCTCGGCGGACCGTGCCGCCGGCGCGCACCCGTACCTGACGACACCGGAACACACCGCGCGGGCGCGGGAGCTGATCGGCCCGGAGGCGTTCCTGGCCCCGGAGCACAAGGTGGTGCTGACGACCGATGAGCGCTCGCGCGAGGAGCATGTGACCGACCCCGACCGGGCCCGCGAGGTCGGCCGGAAAGCTCTGGAGATCTACCTGGACCTGGCCAACTACCTCAACAGTTGGAAACGTCTCGGATTCGGTGATGAAGACGTCGCAAAACCGGGTAGTGACCGTCTGGTGGATGCCGTGGTCGCCTATGGCACCGCCGAACAGATCGCCGCGCGTCTGAAAGAACATCTCGACGCAGGCGCCGACCACGTGCCCGTGCAGGTGCTGACCGGCTCCGACAAGCTGGTGCCCGCACTGGCGGAGTTGGCCGGCCCGCTGGGACTCGAAAGCACAGAGGAGCAACGATGA
- a CDS encoding CoA-acylating methylmalonate-semialdehyde dehydrogenase, which produces MTTRIPHFIDGKRSELASTRTAGVLNPSTGEVQSEVLLASAADVDTAVASAVEAQKEWAAWNPQRRARVFMKFIQLVNDHVDELAELLSIEHGKTVADSKGDIQRGIEVIEFAIGIPHLLKGEFTENAGTGIDVYSIRQPLGVVAGITPFNFPAMIPLWKAGPALACGNAFILKPSERDPSVPLRLAELFLEAGLPAGVFQVVQGDKEAVDAILTHPDIQAVGFVGSSDIAQYIYSTAAAHGKRSQCFGGAKNHMIIMPDADLDQAVDALIGAGYGSAGERCMAISVAVPVGEETANRLRNRLVERVNQLRVGHSLDPKADYGPLVTGAALERVRDYIGQGVEAGAELVVDGRERATDELSFDDQDLSKGYFIGPTLFDHVTTDMSIYTDEIFGPVLCIVRAADYDEALSLPTKHEYGNGVAIFTRDGDAARDFVSKVQVGMVGVNVPIPVPVAYHTFGGWKRSGFGDLNQHGPASIQFYTKVKTVTERWPSGIKDGAEFVIPTMK; this is translated from the coding sequence ATGACCACACGCATCCCCCACTTCATCGATGGAAAGCGCAGCGAGCTGGCCTCCACGCGCACCGCCGGCGTGCTGAACCCGAGCACCGGCGAAGTTCAGTCCGAGGTGCTGCTCGCCAGCGCCGCCGACGTCGACACCGCGGTGGCCTCCGCGGTCGAGGCGCAGAAGGAGTGGGCGGCGTGGAACCCGCAGCGCCGCGCCCGCGTGTTCATGAAGTTCATCCAGCTTGTCAATGATCACGTCGACGAGCTCGCCGAGCTGCTGTCCATCGAGCACGGCAAGACCGTCGCCGACTCCAAGGGCGACATCCAGCGCGGCATCGAGGTCATCGAGTTCGCCATCGGCATCCCGCACCTGCTCAAGGGCGAGTTCACCGAGAACGCCGGCACCGGCATCGACGTCTACTCGATCCGCCAGCCCCTCGGCGTCGTCGCCGGCATCACCCCGTTCAACTTCCCCGCGATGATCCCGCTGTGGAAGGCCGGCCCCGCCCTGGCATGCGGAAACGCGTTCATCCTCAAGCCTTCCGAGCGTGACCCGTCGGTGCCGCTGCGCCTGGCCGAGCTGTTCCTCGAGGCCGGCCTGCCCGCGGGCGTGTTCCAGGTCGTCCAGGGTGACAAGGAAGCCGTCGACGCGATCCTGACCCACCCCGACATCCAGGCCGTCGGCTTCGTCGGGTCCTCCGACATCGCGCAGTACATCTACTCGACCGCCGCCGCCCACGGCAAGCGCTCACAGTGCTTCGGCGGCGCGAAGAACCACATGATCATCATGCCCGACGCCGACCTCGACCAGGCCGTCGACGCACTCATCGGCGCCGGCTACGGCAGCGCGGGCGAGCGCTGCATGGCCATCAGCGTCGCCGTCCCGGTCGGCGAGGAAACCGCGAACCGACTCCGTAACCGCCTGGTGGAGCGCGTCAATCAGCTCCGCGTGGGCCACAGCCTCGACCCGAAGGCCGACTACGGCCCGCTGGTGACCGGCGCCGCACTCGAGCGGGTCCGCGACTACATCGGCCAGGGTGTCGAGGCCGGCGCCGAACTCGTCGTCGACGGCCGCGAGCGCGCCACCGACGAACTGAGCTTCGACGACCAGGACCTGTCGAAGGGCTACTTCATCGGCCCCACCCTGTTCGACCACGTCACCACCGACATGTCGATCTACACCGACGAGATCTTCGGCCCCGTGCTGTGCATCGTGCGCGCCGCCGACTACGACGAAGCACTGAGCCTGCCCACCAAGCACGAATACGGCAACGGTGTCGCGATCTTCACCCGCGACGGCGACGCCGCCCGCGACTTCGTGTCCAAGGTCCAGGTCGGCATGGTCGGCGTCAACGTCCCGATCCCGGTGCCCGTCGCCTACCACACCTTCGGCGGCTGGAAGCGCTCCGGCTTCGGCGACCTCAACCAGCACGGCCCGGCCTCGATCCAGTTCTACACCAAGGTCAAGACCGTCACCGAGCGCTGGCCCTCGGGCATCAAGGATGGCGCTGAGTTCGTCATCCCGACGATGAAATAG
- the rfbB gene encoding dTDP-glucose 4,6-dehydratase: MRLLVTGGAGFIGANFVLATVRDRPDVRVTVLDSLTYAGSRESLAGVDTQIRLVQGDITDADLVGRLVGESDAVVHFAAETHVDNALADPEPFVRSNIVGTFTILEAVRHAAASRPVRLHHVSTDEVYGDLELGDPAKFTESTPYNPSSPYSSTKAASDMLVRAWVRSYRLTATLSNCSNNYGPFQHVEKFIPRQITNILTGRRPKLYGTGANVRDWIHVEDHNSAVWKILTHGAVGRTYLIGADGECDNLTVMRTILRLMDRSPDDFDHVTDRAGHDLRYAIDATPLRDELGWRPAHRDFEAGLRDTIDWYRHNRSWWGPIKDAVEAAYQSRGQ, from the coding sequence ATGCGGTTGCTGGTCACCGGCGGGGCGGGTTTCATCGGCGCCAACTTCGTGCTCGCGACGGTGCGGGACCGTCCCGACGTCCGGGTCACGGTGCTGGACTCGCTGACCTATGCGGGCAGCCGGGAATCACTGGCCGGGGTCGACACGCAGATCCGGCTGGTGCAGGGGGACATCACCGACGCCGACCTGGTCGGCAGGCTGGTCGGCGAGTCCGATGCCGTCGTGCACTTCGCCGCCGAGACGCACGTCGACAACGCGCTGGCCGACCCCGAACCGTTCGTCCGCTCCAACATCGTCGGCACGTTCACGATCCTGGAGGCGGTTCGCCACGCGGCTGCATCCAGACCCGTTCGGCTGCACCATGTTTCGACCGACGAGGTGTACGGGGACCTGGAGCTCGGCGACCCCGCGAAGTTCACCGAGTCGACGCCGTACAACCCCTCCAGTCCATACTCGTCGACCAAGGCCGCGTCGGACATGCTGGTGCGGGCGTGGGTGCGGTCCTACCGGCTGACCGCGACGCTGTCGAACTGCTCCAACAACTACGGCCCGTTCCAGCACGTGGAGAAGTTCATCCCGCGCCAGATCACCAACATCCTCACCGGCCGCCGGCCCAAGCTGTACGGCACCGGCGCCAACGTGCGCGACTGGATCCACGTCGAGGACCACAACAGCGCGGTCTGGAAGATCCTGACCCACGGCGCGGTCGGGCGCACGTATCTGATCGGCGCCGACGGCGAATGCGACAACCTGACGGTGATGCGCACGATCCTGCGACTGATGGACCGCTCCCCCGACGACTTCGACCACGTCACCGACCGCGCGGGCCACGACCTGCGGTACGCGATCGACGCGACGCCGCTGCGCGACGAACTCGGATGGCGGCCCGCCCACCGCGATTTCGAGGCCGGGCTGCGCGACACCATCGACTGGTACCGCCACAACCGATCGTGGTGGGGTCCCATCAAGGACGCGGTCGAGGCCGCATATCAGTCGCGGGGCCAATGA